The following proteins come from a genomic window of Bradyrhizobium paxllaeri:
- a CDS encoding DUF1778 domain-containing protein encodes MPRVIKRKEHPLSMRLPETDIAIIDRAAALRGRSRTDFVRDAAVRAAEDVLMETAPIRMSPAGFKAFVEVLSKPARPVPEMVELFQRAAPWESRNPKAEK; translated from the coding sequence ATGCCACGCGTCATAAAGCGAAAAGAGCACCCGCTATCGATGCGGCTGCCCGAAACTGACATAGCCATCATCGATCGTGCGGCAGCCTTGCGCGGCCGTTCGCGTACGGATTTCGTACGTGATGCAGCAGTGCGAGCGGCGGAGGATGTTCTGATGGAAACGGCACCCATCCGGATGAGCCCGGCCGGCTTCAAGGCCTTTGTCGAGGTTCTTTCGAAGCCCGCGCGCCCGGTGCCCGAAATGGTCGAACTATTTCAACGGGCCGCTCCGTGGGAATCCAGGAACCCAAAAGCCGAGAAGTGA
- a CDS encoding 2'-5' RNA ligase family protein, giving the protein MMDKFTSRSSARLFLAAVPDAGTAERIHQLACVLKRAHQFDGKLIAPGRLHISLFALSGLPEGQFCAAWEAAMDVRTQPFEVSFDRTASFRGRPGNRPFVLIGENGLRHLQSFRQTIGAAMTRRGLRRLANTNFTPHVTLLYDARGADEYPVEPIGWTVSEFVLIRSLNGHEHLVRWPLWV; this is encoded by the coding sequence ATGATGGACAAGTTTACAAGCCGTAGTAGTGCCCGCTTATTCCTCGCGGCCGTTCCCGACGCGGGGACGGCAGAGCGGATTCACCAATTGGCTTGCGTGCTCAAGCGAGCGCATCAGTTTGACGGCAAGCTCATTGCGCCCGGGCGGCTGCACATTTCGCTGTTCGCTCTCAGCGGGTTGCCTGAAGGTCAGTTTTGCGCCGCTTGGGAGGCGGCCATGGATGTGCGAACCCAGCCGTTCGAGGTCTCTTTCGATCGCACGGCAAGCTTTCGGGGGCGACCGGGCAATCGTCCGTTCGTCCTGATCGGAGAGAATGGATTGCGCCATTTGCAGTCGTTTCGTCAAACGATCGGCGCCGCGATGACACGAAGAGGGTTGAGGAGGCTGGCCAATACGAATTTTACGCCACATGTCACGCTGCTGTATGACGCGCGTGGCGCAGATGAGTATCCAGTCGAACCGATTGGCTGGACGGTTAGCGAGTTCGTACTCATCCGCAGCTTGAACGGCCACGAACACCTCGTACGATGGCCTTTGTGGGTGTGA